A single region of the Gossypium arboreum isolate Shixiya-1 chromosome 12, ASM2569848v2, whole genome shotgun sequence genome encodes:
- the LOC108478006 gene encoding uncharacterized protein LOC108478006, with product MVSDALSRKSLFALRVMNTQMTLYDDGSILAELRARLTLLRQICEAQISDEELQAMKFQCEETREQDFQTESDGCLRFWGRICVPKNAELIQTILDKAHNSCMSIHLGSTKMYNDLKEAYW from the coding sequence ATGGTCAGcgacgctttgagtaggaagtctcTATTCGCTTTGAGGGTCATGAATACACAGATGACCTTATATGATGATGGTTCcattttagctgaattgagagctaggCTGACTCTTCTCcgtcaaatttgtgaagctcaaataTCCGATGAGGAATTACAAGCTATGAAATTTCAGTGTGAAGAAACTCGTGAACAGGACTTTCAGACTGAGTCCGATGGATGCTTGAGATTTTGGGGAAGAATCTGTGTTCCGAAGAATGCCGAGTTGATCCAGACTATTTTAGACAAGGCACATAACAGTTGTATGTCAATTCATCTGGGAAgcaccaagatgtacaatgacttgaaggaAGCTTATTGGtaa